A stretch of Lathyrus oleraceus cultivar Zhongwan6 chromosome 6, CAAS_Psat_ZW6_1.0, whole genome shotgun sequence DNA encodes these proteins:
- the LOC127093325 gene encoding uncharacterized protein LOC127093325 isoform X2: MSTLSSLITIPSTTLKFQVHRFRCQPSHLCRSSKTYVPHQTSYTRTTSVKALVADNNEPNEVKMQIGIVKKKLKEVMPSPVQEFPWRKAQHTLLDRLPLLVQEALKWLLIAYFIISSLSDVVYTFSINRELIIPVGLFVGCLIAGFLKEVSLELFHQFEEIDLKWRQLGLCGLFALVKFTSTWFSLQPSLFLLHVANGGLMQLLWYWRNFMEDAKNVREMTNTSSLEA, from the exons ATGTCTACTCTTTCTTCTCTCATCACAATTCCTTCCACAACTCTCAAGTTTCAG GTTCATCGGTTTCGGTGCCAACCCAGTCATTTATGTAGAAGTTCAAAAACTTACGTTCCTCATCAAACTTCATATACGCGTACCACTTCAGTTAAAGCATTGGTGGCTGACAATAATGAGCCTAATGAGGTCAAGATGCAGATCGGGATCGTGAAGAAGAAATTAAAAGAAGTAATGCCAAGTCCGGTTCAAGAATTTCCTTGGAGAAAAGCTCAACATACACTTCTTGACAGACTGCCGCTTCTTGTGCAAGAAGCATTAAAGTGGTTACTTATTGCATATTTCATCATTAGCTCCTTATCAGATGTTGTGTATACATTCTCTATAAACCGGGAACTAATCATTCCCGTCGGTCTCTTTGTCGGCTGCCTTATTGCTGGTTTCTTAAAGGAGGTATCTCTTGAATTGTTTCATCAATTTGAG GAGATTGATTTGAAATGGCGTCAGTTGGGCTTGTGTGGTCTTTTTGCATTGGTCAAATTTACGTCGACATGGTTCTCTCTACAACCGTCCTTGTTTCTTTTGCATGTTGCAAATGGTGGCCTGATGCAGCTACTTTGGTATTGGAGAAATTTTATGGAAGATGCAAAAAACGTACGAGAAATGACGAACACTTCTAGTTTGGAGGCATAA
- the LOC127093108 gene encoding CSC1-like protein RXW8 isoform X2, translating to MDIVALLTSAGINIAVCSVLFSLYSVLRKQPSNVNVYFGRRLESHRSRHPDFWLERFVPSPGWIVKAWGTSENEILDLGGLDAVVFVRILVFSIRVFSIAAVICTVLVLPVNYYGKERIHKDIPLESLEVFTIENVKTGSRLLWAHCLALYIITLAACTLLYFEYKSITKLKLLHIIGSPPRPSHFTIIVRSIPWSAEESYCDTVNKFFSYYHASTYLSHQMIYKSGKVQKLKDEAEHFCKVVKDASSDKSCKPSFVPCCCLGNSTDSFKMDSNEIGSIHGRTCYTDIDTRKKELPAAFVFFKSRYAALMASQTLQTSNPMLWVTDLAPEPHDVHWSNIRVQYRQIWIRRMATFAASIAFMLVFLIPVTLVQGLTQLEKLQKMFPFLTGVLKNKYVRQLVTGYLPSVILVLFLCAVPPVMILFSTIEGPISRSRRKKSACWKVLYFTIWNVFFVNVFTGSVISQLSVFSSIKDLPGQLAKAVPAQATFFTTYILSSGWASLGFELLQICPLLYNLFQRFLLRVKDDTLVGITFPYHTEVPRLLLFGFLGFTCSILAPLMLPFLLIYFFLAYLVYRNQILNVYITKYDSGGQYWPIAHNTTVFSLLVAQLIALGVFGIKRSTVASGFTIPLIIVTLLFHQYCRHRFLPVFKSYSAQER from the exons ATGGACATTGTTGCTCTTTTAACTTCAGCTGGAATTAATATCGCTGTGTGTTCGGTGCTCTTTTCACTTTATTCTGTATTAAGAAAACAGCCCAGCAATGTTAATGTGTACTTTGGACGGAGATTAGAATCTCATCGTTCACGACACCCTGATTTCTGGCTGGAAAGATTTGTTCCCTCTCCTGGCTGGATAGTAAAAGCATGGGGAACATCCGAGAATGAGATATTGGATCTTGGTGGCTTGGATGCCGTAGTTTTTGTAAGGATACTTGTGTTCAG TATTCGAGTTTTTTCCATTGCTGCTGTCATCTGCACTGTTCTAGTGCTTCCTGTGAATTACTATGGTAAGGAAAGAATTCATAAGGACATACCTCTGGAGTCGCTGGAAGTTTTTACCATTGAGAATGTCAAAACAGGTTCAAGATT GCTTTGGGCTCATTGTCTTGCATTATACATCATTACACTTGCAGCTTGCACTCTTCTTTACTTT GAATACAAGAGCATTACTAAGCTGAAGCTACTTCATATTATTGGATCTCCTCCAAGACCAAGTCATTTTACTATTATTGTCCGATCAATTCCCTGGTCTGCAGAAGAATCATATTGTGACACAGTGAACAAATTCTTCTCATATTACCACGCATCAACATATTTGTCTCACCAAATGATTTATAAGTCTGGAAAAGTACAGAAATTGAAG GATGAGGCTGAACATTTCTGCAAGGTAGTTAAAGACGCCTCATCGGATAAGAGTTGTAAGCCAAGTTTTGTGCCATGTTGCTGTTTGGGAAATTCCACAGATTCTTTTAAGATGGATTCTAATGAGATTGGAAGTATTCATGGGAGAACATGCTACACTGACATAGATACAAGGAAAAAG GAACTTCCAGCTGCTTTTGTGTTCTTTAAAAGTCGGTATGCTGCTCTTATGGCTTCACAGACTCTGCAAACATCAAATCCTATGTTATGGGTGACAGACTTAGCTCCTGAGCCACATGATGTTCACTGGTCCAATATTCGTGTACAATATAGGCAAATTTGGATCCGCAGAATGGCTACATTTGCGGCTTCGATTGCCTTCATGCTTGTGTTCCTCATCCCTGTTACACTTGTACAAGGCTTGACTCAACTAGAAAAGCTTCAGAAAATGTTCCCTTTTCTGACAGGGGTACTTAAAAA TAAATATGTGAGGCAGCTGGTGACAGGTTACCTACCAAGTGTGATATTGGTTTTATTTTTGTGCGCAGTTCCACCGGTGATGATTTTATTTTCAACAATTGAGGGTCCTATTTCCCGCAGTAGAAGGAAGAAAAGTGCATGTTGGAAAGTTTTGTACTTCACAATCTGGAATGTGTTTTTCGTTAATGTTTTCACTGGTTCTGTTATCAGTCAACTTTCAGTCTTTTCTAGCATAAAAGACTTGCCTGGACAACTTGCGAAGGCAGTGCCAGCTCAG GCTACCTTCTTCACAACTTATATTCTGTCATCTGGTTGGGCAAGTTTGGGATTTGAACTTCTGCAAATTTGTCCTCTTTTATATAATCTATTCCAGAGATTCCTACTCAGGGTTAAGGATGATACACTTGTTGGCATAACTTTTCCATACCATACAGAAGTTCCAAGGCTATTATTATTTGGATTTCTTGGGTTTACCTGTTCTATTCTGGCACCTCTAATGCTCCCCTTCTTATTGATCTACTTTTTCCTTGCTTACCTAGTTTACCGAAACCAG ATTCTGAATGTGTACATTACAAAATACGATAGTGGGGGACAATACTGGCCTATTGCTCACAACACAACGGTGTTCTCTTTGTTAGTTGCTCAACTTATTGCACTCGGGGTGTTTGGAATAAAACGCTCCACAGTTGCATCTGGATTTACCATTCCCTTGATCATTGTCACCCTTCTTTTTCATCAGTATTGTAGGCATCGATTTCTTCCAGTATTTAAGAGCTATTCAGCACAG GAAAGATGA
- the LOC127096638 gene encoding uncharacterized protein LOC127096638 isoform X2 has product MKEDEGDDRKINDDKFVQDIKLWGVFLFGLIGATATTFALSRSLKGGNVGSFRTTFQEEAWKRYNKRLQEEYEEEMERVERIRRMQDVFNRERNKYRRNPENWKENGSGTYHQNFQRDDWYWKAEQTFRDQWKNYPRDNGSINYSLLSHHYSVLGLDRRSDASTYRYIVRPYLIGFRTLDKCDLIEIALV; this is encoded by the exons atGAAGGAAGATGAAGGTGATGATAGGAAAATCAACGATGATAAATTTGTTCAAGATATCAAACTTTGGGGAGTTTTCCTCTTCGGATTAATCGGCGCTACCGCCACCACCTTCGCC CTGTCCAGGTCTTTGAAAGGAGGGAATGTCGGTTCTTTTCGAACAACTTTTCAAGAAGAAGCATGGAAGAGGTACAATAAGCGACTGCAAGAGGAGTATGAGGAAGAGATGGAGAGAGTG GAAAGAATAAGGCGTATGCAAGATGTGTTTAATAGAGAAAGGAATAAGTATAGACGAAATCCCGAGAACTGGAAGGAAAATGGTTCTGGTACATATCATCAGAATTTCCAAAGAGATGATTGGTATTGGAAGGCTGAACAAACCTTCAGAGACCAGTGGAAAAATTACCCAAGGGACAATGGAAGCATAAATTATTCATTATTATCACACCACTACTCAGTTTTGGGTCTCGACAG GAGGAGCGATGCTTCCACTTATAGGTATATAGTTAGACCATATCTCATCGGATTCAGGACTCTCGACAAATGTGATTTGATAGAAATTGCTCTTGTGTAG
- the LOC127093108 gene encoding CSC1-like protein RXW8 isoform X1 — protein MDIVALLTSAGINIAVCSVLFSLYSVLRKQPSNVNVYFGRRLESHRSRHPDFWLERFVPSPGWIVKAWGTSENEILDLGGLDAVVFVRILVFSIRVFSIAAVICTVLVLPVNYYGKERIHKDIPLESLEVFTIENVKTGSRLLWAHCLALYIITLAACTLLYFEYKSITKLKLLHIIGSPPRPSHFTIIVRSIPWSAEESYCDTVNKFFSYYHASTYLSHQMIYKSGKVQKLKDEAEHFCKVVKDASSDKSCKPSFVPCCCLGNSTDSFKMDSNEIGSIHGRTCYTDIDTRKKELPAAFVFFKSRYAALMASQTLQTSNPMLWVTDLAPEPHDVHWSNIRVQYRQIWIRRMATFAASIAFMLVFLIPVTLVQGLTQLEKLQKMFPFLTGVLKNKYVRQLVTGYLPSVILVLFLCAVPPVMILFSTIEGPISRSRRKKSACWKVLYFTIWNVFFVNVFTGSVISQLSVFSSIKDLPGQLAKAVPAQATFFTTYILSSGWASLGFELLQICPLLYNLFQRFLLRVKDDTLVGITFPYHTEVPRLLLFGFLGFTCSILAPLMLPFLLIYFFLAYLVYRNQILNVYITKYDSGGQYWPIAHNTTVFSLLVAQLIALGVFGIKRSTVASGFTIPLIIVTLLFHQYCRHRFLPVFKSYSAQILVDMDRKDEDSGKMEEIYEQVRSAYIQPTLVSPAPSPTESISPQDDKPSEISEDIEKGKAVDQQNRPEPVHRTSSSSSDRSVLSRDQTSDPACTLNKNIPNAPHPALEHLINDGL, from the exons ATGGACATTGTTGCTCTTTTAACTTCAGCTGGAATTAATATCGCTGTGTGTTCGGTGCTCTTTTCACTTTATTCTGTATTAAGAAAACAGCCCAGCAATGTTAATGTGTACTTTGGACGGAGATTAGAATCTCATCGTTCACGACACCCTGATTTCTGGCTGGAAAGATTTGTTCCCTCTCCTGGCTGGATAGTAAAAGCATGGGGAACATCCGAGAATGAGATATTGGATCTTGGTGGCTTGGATGCCGTAGTTTTTGTAAGGATACTTGTGTTCAG TATTCGAGTTTTTTCCATTGCTGCTGTCATCTGCACTGTTCTAGTGCTTCCTGTGAATTACTATGGTAAGGAAAGAATTCATAAGGACATACCTCTGGAGTCGCTGGAAGTTTTTACCATTGAGAATGTCAAAACAGGTTCAAGATT GCTTTGGGCTCATTGTCTTGCATTATACATCATTACACTTGCAGCTTGCACTCTTCTTTACTTT GAATACAAGAGCATTACTAAGCTGAAGCTACTTCATATTATTGGATCTCCTCCAAGACCAAGTCATTTTACTATTATTGTCCGATCAATTCCCTGGTCTGCAGAAGAATCATATTGTGACACAGTGAACAAATTCTTCTCATATTACCACGCATCAACATATTTGTCTCACCAAATGATTTATAAGTCTGGAAAAGTACAGAAATTGAAG GATGAGGCTGAACATTTCTGCAAGGTAGTTAAAGACGCCTCATCGGATAAGAGTTGTAAGCCAAGTTTTGTGCCATGTTGCTGTTTGGGAAATTCCACAGATTCTTTTAAGATGGATTCTAATGAGATTGGAAGTATTCATGGGAGAACATGCTACACTGACATAGATACAAGGAAAAAG GAACTTCCAGCTGCTTTTGTGTTCTTTAAAAGTCGGTATGCTGCTCTTATGGCTTCACAGACTCTGCAAACATCAAATCCTATGTTATGGGTGACAGACTTAGCTCCTGAGCCACATGATGTTCACTGGTCCAATATTCGTGTACAATATAGGCAAATTTGGATCCGCAGAATGGCTACATTTGCGGCTTCGATTGCCTTCATGCTTGTGTTCCTCATCCCTGTTACACTTGTACAAGGCTTGACTCAACTAGAAAAGCTTCAGAAAATGTTCCCTTTTCTGACAGGGGTACTTAAAAA TAAATATGTGAGGCAGCTGGTGACAGGTTACCTACCAAGTGTGATATTGGTTTTATTTTTGTGCGCAGTTCCACCGGTGATGATTTTATTTTCAACAATTGAGGGTCCTATTTCCCGCAGTAGAAGGAAGAAAAGTGCATGTTGGAAAGTTTTGTACTTCACAATCTGGAATGTGTTTTTCGTTAATGTTTTCACTGGTTCTGTTATCAGTCAACTTTCAGTCTTTTCTAGCATAAAAGACTTGCCTGGACAACTTGCGAAGGCAGTGCCAGCTCAG GCTACCTTCTTCACAACTTATATTCTGTCATCTGGTTGGGCAAGTTTGGGATTTGAACTTCTGCAAATTTGTCCTCTTTTATATAATCTATTCCAGAGATTCCTACTCAGGGTTAAGGATGATACACTTGTTGGCATAACTTTTCCATACCATACAGAAGTTCCAAGGCTATTATTATTTGGATTTCTTGGGTTTACCTGTTCTATTCTGGCACCTCTAATGCTCCCCTTCTTATTGATCTACTTTTTCCTTGCTTACCTAGTTTACCGAAACCAG ATTCTGAATGTGTACATTACAAAATACGATAGTGGGGGACAATACTGGCCTATTGCTCACAACACAACGGTGTTCTCTTTGTTAGTTGCTCAACTTATTGCACTCGGGGTGTTTGGAATAAAACGCTCCACAGTTGCATCTGGATTTACCATTCCCTTGATCATTGTCACCCTTCTTTTTCATCAGTATTGTAGGCATCGATTTCTTCCAGTATTTAAGAGCTATTCAGCACAG ATTCTTGTTGACATGGATAGGAAAGATGAAGATAGTGGAAAAATGGAAGAGATTTATGAACAAGTGCGTTCAGCCTACATCCAACCCACTTTAGTGTCGCCAGCCCCAAGCCCAACCGAATCCATCAGCCCGCAAGACGACAAGCCATCTGAGATTTCAGAAGATATCGAGAAAG GCAAAGCAGTTGATCAACAAAATAGACCAGAGCCTGTCCATCGCACTTCGAGTTCGAGCTCAGATAGATCAGTACTTAGTCGAGATCAAACGAGTGATCCGGCTTGTACATTGAATAAGAATATTCCTAATGCGCCCCATCCAGCGCTTGAACATTTAATTAATGATGGATTATGA
- the LOC127096638 gene encoding uncharacterized protein LOC127096638 isoform X1, which yields MKEDEGDDRKINDDKFVQDIKLWGVFLFGLIGATATTFALSRSLKGGNVGSFRTTFQEEAWKRYNKRLQEEYEEEMERVERIRRMQDVFNRERNKYRRNPENWKENGSGTYHQNFQRDDWYWKAEQTFRDQWKNYPRDNGSINYSLLSHHYSVLGLDRSRTTPYTDAEIKTAFRTKAKQFHPDQNQEDRVAAEAKFKEVMSSYEAIQQERKNHSL from the exons atGAAGGAAGATGAAGGTGATGATAGGAAAATCAACGATGATAAATTTGTTCAAGATATCAAACTTTGGGGAGTTTTCCTCTTCGGATTAATCGGCGCTACCGCCACCACCTTCGCC CTGTCCAGGTCTTTGAAAGGAGGGAATGTCGGTTCTTTTCGAACAACTTTTCAAGAAGAAGCATGGAAGAGGTACAATAAGCGACTGCAAGAGGAGTATGAGGAAGAGATGGAGAGAGTG GAAAGAATAAGGCGTATGCAAGATGTGTTTAATAGAGAAAGGAATAAGTATAGACGAAATCCCGAGAACTGGAAGGAAAATGGTTCTGGTACATATCATCAGAATTTCCAAAGAGATGATTGGTATTGGAAGGCTGAACAAACCTTCAGAGACCAGTGGAAAAATTACCCAAGGGACAATGGAAGCATAAATTATTCATTATTATCACACCACTACTCAGTTTTGGGTCTCGACAG GTCTAGAACGACACCATATACAGATGCTGAAATTAAG ACAGCATTTAGGACCAAGGCAAAGCAGTTTCATCCTGACCAGAACCAAGAGGATAGAG TGGCTGCTGAGGCTAAGTTCAAAGAAGTTATGAGTTCATACGAGGCCATACAACAAGAAAGAAAGAATCATAGTCTGTAA
- the LOC127093325 gene encoding uncharacterized protein LOC127093325 isoform X1, whose product MSTLSSLITIPSTTLKFQALPLKKEAMSSLAIPSTNLKFPVHRFRCQPSHLCRSSKTYVPHQTSYTRTTSVKALVADNNEPNEVKMQIGIVKKKLKEVMPSPVQEFPWRKAQHTLLDRLPLLVQEALKWLLIAYFIISSLSDVVYTFSINRELIIPVGLFVGCLIAGFLKEVSLELFHQFEEIDLKWRQLGLCGLFALVKFTSTWFSLQPSLFLLHVANGGLMQLLWYWRNFMEDAKNVREMTNTSSLEA is encoded by the exons ATGTCTACTCTTTCTTCTCTCATCACAATTCCTTCCACAACTCTCAAGTTTCAG GCTTTGCCGCTGAAGAAAGAAGCGATGTCTTCCCTAGCAATTCCTTCAACAAATCTCAAGTTTCCG GTTCATCGGTTTCGGTGCCAACCCAGTCATTTATGTAGAAGTTCAAAAACTTACGTTCCTCATCAAACTTCATATACGCGTACCACTTCAGTTAAAGCATTGGTGGCTGACAATAATGAGCCTAATGAGGTCAAGATGCAGATCGGGATCGTGAAGAAGAAATTAAAAGAAGTAATGCCAAGTCCGGTTCAAGAATTTCCTTGGAGAAAAGCTCAACATACACTTCTTGACAGACTGCCGCTTCTTGTGCAAGAAGCATTAAAGTGGTTACTTATTGCATATTTCATCATTAGCTCCTTATCAGATGTTGTGTATACATTCTCTATAAACCGGGAACTAATCATTCCCGTCGGTCTCTTTGTCGGCTGCCTTATTGCTGGTTTCTTAAAGGAGGTATCTCTTGAATTGTTTCATCAATTTGAG GAGATTGATTTGAAATGGCGTCAGTTGGGCTTGTGTGGTCTTTTTGCATTGGTCAAATTTACGTCGACATGGTTCTCTCTACAACCGTCCTTGTTTCTTTTGCATGTTGCAAATGGTGGCCTGATGCAGCTACTTTGGTATTGGAGAAATTTTATGGAAGATGCAAAAAACGTACGAGAAATGACGAACACTTCTAGTTTGGAGGCATAA